From the Quercus lobata isolate SW786 chromosome 6, ValleyOak3.0 Primary Assembly, whole genome shotgun sequence genome, one window contains:
- the LOC115950237 gene encoding uncharacterized protein LOC115950237 — MDKSWMKKQRSSREYIEGVLKFVEFASKHASDGKIFCPCTKCVNMNLVLPGVAREHLWSKGMLQNYTLWKWHGESAAAPTTTECGSSHVQESLEQYGDFRGVLHDLCPTHGMPPEPMDEGETVQQPAQGPNDGAQKFYKMIDDVDKPLYAGCTKFSIFSAIVVLFQLKTLCGWTNKSFTMLLQLLMDMLPSDAKLPKDHYEAKKIVRDLGLGYEKIHACPNDCMLFWKENVNLEACPCCEESRWKPNEASVTNNNASSSKGKKKAAKILRWFPLKPRLQRLFLSPDLASSMKWHANGRTEDGVMRHPADSDAWKMFDTTHLQFSSEPRNVRLGLAADGFNPFGMLSTTHSTWPVMLVPYNLPPWLCMKRSSLILSPVIPGPKSPGIAIDVYLQPLVEELRELWDVGVEAYDASSKNVFQLHAALMWTVHDFPAYADVSGWSTKGKFACPCCASETDSKYLKNGRKFCYMGHRRWLGSDHEFRKEDTLFDGFTDMRVAPVPPVASDIIMDIETLLTRCLGKKCRGKYNKRKRGEANQCVWKKRSIFFILPYWKNHKLRHNLDVMHIEKNVMDNILGTLLNVKDWTKDNYKARLDLAEMGIRRELHLQRKGDDKYMIPPACFHMTALEKDGFLQVLRDVKVPDGYASNISRRVNLKERKISGLKSHDNHILMQQLLPIALRGSLPSHVIRPLIKLACFFRKICSKTLTVFDIASAEADIAMTLCELEKIFPPSFFTVMVHLVMHLATETKIGGPVQYRWMYPIERYLSRLKSYVRNRAAPEGCIAEGYIVEECLTFCSQYMEGVETIFSRPTRTMEESTGTVSSVALESRELTQAHRYVLFNSENIYQFRE; from the exons ATGGATAAAAGTTGGATGAAGAAGCAGAGGAGTTCAAGGGAATATATTGAAGGTGTACTTAAATTTGTGGAATTTGCATCAAAACATGCAAGCGATGGGAAAATCTTTTGTCCTTGTACCAAATGTGTGAATATGAATTTGGTACTACCAGGGGTGGCACGTGAACATCTTTGGAGTAAGGGGATGCTTCAAAATTACACACTTTGGAAATGGCATGGGGAATCGGCGGCTGCGCCAACTACCACTGAATGTGGGAGTAGTCATGTCCAAGAGTCCTTAGAACAATACGGTGACTTTCGTGGGGTGTTGCATGATTTGTGCCCCACGCATGGAATGCCACCTGAACCAATGGACGAAGGGGAAACTGTGCAACAACCGGCTCAAGGTCCAAATGATGGTGCACAAAAGTTTTACAAAATGATAGATGATGTGGACAAACCTTTATATGCTGGGTGTACAAAATTTAGCATATTCTCAGCCATCGTTGTGTTGTTCCAGTTGAAGACTCTTTGTGGTTGGACGAACAAGTCATTTACTATGTTGCTTCAACTCTTGATGGATATGCTCCCTTCTGACGCTAAGTTGCCAAAGGACCATTATGAGGCTAAGAAAATAGTTCgagatttgggtttggggtaTGAGAAGATCCATGCTTGTCCCAATGATTGTATGCTATTTTGGAAGGAGAATGTTAACCTCGAGGCATGTCCTTGTTGCGAAGAAAGTAGGTGGAAACCAAATGAGGCATCCGTTACAAATAATAATGCCTCATCTAGTAAGGGAAAGAAGAAAGCTGCAAAGATCCTACGCTGGTttcccttaaagccaagattGCAGCGATTATTTTTGTCACCTGACTTGGCTAGTTCTATGAAATGGCATGCTAATGGTCGTACAGAGGACGGGGTAATGCGGCATCCTGCTGACTCGGATGCATGGAAAATGTTTGACACTACGCATTTACAGTTCTCGTCTGAGCCTCGTAATGTCAGACTTGGATTAGCTGCGGATGGGTTCAACCCCTTCGGAATGCTGAGTACTACTCACAGCACTTGGCCTGTCATGCTAGTCCCTTACAATCTCCCGCCTTGGTTGTGCATGAAACGATCATCTTTGATTTTATCACCAGTTATTCCTGGACCTAAATCACCAGGGATTGCAATAGATGTGTACTTGCAACCCTTAGTAGAAGAACTGAGGGAATTATGGGATGTTGGAGTAGAAGCGTACGATGCATCTTCAAAAAATGTATTCCAATTGCATGCAGCATTGATGTGGACGGTACATGATTTTCCTGCATACGCAGATGTGTCGGGTTGGAGTACGAAGGGTAAGTTTGCGTGTCCTTGTTGTGCCTCAGAGACCGACtcgaaatatttaaaaaatggccGCAAATTCTGTTACATGGGACATAGGCGATGGTTGGGTAGTGACCACGAATTTCGGAAAGAAGATACTTTATTTGATGGATTCACTGATATGCGAGTGGCTCCTGTGCCACCAGTTGCGTCAGACATAATTATGGACATTGAAACTTTACTTACACGTTGTCTGGGAAAGAAATGTCGAGgaaaatacaacaaaagaaagagaggtgaGGCAAACCAGTGTGTTTGGAAGAAGAGaagtatttttttcatattgcCTTATTGGAAGAATCACAAGTTGCGACACAATCTTGATGTGATGCATATAGAGAAGAATGTGATGGACAATATACTTGGCACTTTGCTGAACGTGAAGGACTGGACAAAGGACAATTACAAGGCACGCCTTGACTTGGCGGAAATGGGAATAAGGAGAGAACTCCACCTACAGCGAAAAGGTGATGATAAGTATATGATACCGCCTGCGTGTTTTCATATGACTGCATTGGAGAAAGATGGTTTCTTGCAAGTTTTGCGAGACGTAAAAGTGCCTGATGGATATGCTTCCAACATCTCCCGCCGTGTCAACCTCAAAGAACGTAAGATTTCTGGTTTAAAGAGTCACGATAATCACATCCTGATGCAACAACTCCTTCCAATTGCTTTACGAGGATCTTTGCCATCGCATGTTATTAGGCCTTTGATAAAGTTAGCTTGTTTCTTTAGGAAAATTTGTTCGAAAACCCTTACGGTGTTTGATATTGCGAGTGCTGAGGCTGACATTGCAATGACGTTGTGTGAATTGGAAAAGATATTTCCTCCATCTTTCTTCACTGTGATGGTACATTTGGTCATGCACTTGGCTACTGAAACCAAGATTGGTGGTCCAGTTCAGTACCGTTGGATGTACCCCATTGAGAG GTACCTCTCACGCCTTAAGTCTTATGTAAGAAACAGGGCTGCTCCAGAAGGGTGTATTGCTGAAGGTTACATAGTGGAGGAATGTTTAACGTTTTGTTCACAGTATATGGAAGGAGTTGAAACTATATTCTCACGACCCACAAGGACGATGGAGGAGTCAACAGGGACAGTTTCAAGTGTGGCACTAGAAAGTAGGGAATTGACCCAAGCTCATCGCTATGTGCTATTCAATTCCGAGAACATTTACCAGTTTCGTGAGTAA